The DNA sequence TTTCGAACTGGACAGCCTGTCCCTGCTCTAAGGTTCTGAAACCCTTGCCCTGGATTGCGCTGTAGTGAACAAAGACATCACCACTTCCATCGTCCTTTGATATGAAGCCATAACCCTTTTCATTGTTAAACCACTTTACTTTTCCTAAAAACATAGATGAATAACCTCCTAAAACCTTTTCAAAAGTTTAAATTTTTCTAATCTGTCCTCATCTCGTCTCATCTGTGACCAAAAACTTAGAGCAAAGTTCACCTCCCTTTAAGAACATCAAGCCTCTTCACAAAGAGGTTGGTTCTTGGTGCCGAGACAGGGACTTGAACCCTGACGAACAAAGCGTTCACTAGCCCCTCAAACTAGCGCGTCTGCCATTCCGCCACCTCGGCACTTTTAATAAGTATAAATATAAAATTTTATAAAGTCAACTATTCGAATTGCTTCTG is a window from the Thermodesulfobium sp. 4217-1 genome containing:
- a CDS encoding cold shock domain-containing protein — protein: MFLGKVKWFNNEKGYGFISKDDGSGDVFVHYSAIQGKGFRTLEQGQAVQFEIVDGPKGPQASNVTKVS